A genomic window from Calditrichota bacterium includes:
- the spoVG gene encoding septation regulator SpoVG — MEITEININLREEDKLKAFVNITFDDVFVIRGLKVILGNSGLFVCMPSRKMPDGSYKDIAHPISNEFRQKMESLVLSEYHRLLAEGAGVGTPE; from the coding sequence ATGGAGATCACCGAAATCAACATCAACCTCCGCGAGGAGGACAAGTTGAAGGCGTTCGTCAACATCACGTTCGACGACGTTTTTGTCATTCGCGGCTTGAAGGTGATACTGGGGAACAGCGGTCTGTTCGTCTGTATGCCTTCCCGCAAGATGCCGGATGGGTCCTACAAGGACATCGCCCATCCGATTTCGAATGAGTTTCGCCAGAAGATGGAGTCGCTTGTCCTAAGCGAATACCACCGGCTTTTGGCGGAAGGCGCGGGTGTGGGCAC